The following coding sequences are from one bacterium window:
- a CDS encoding Gfo/Idh/MocA family oxidoreductase: MNRRRFIEKMIAVGAAPLFLPARSLGRAGAPAPSERLTLACIGLGGQGTQNLRAFIQHPDIQLAALCDVNQGSDDYDMLYQFDGSSSAGLEPALQRAVEFHRDAHRDFSSKNVSTYRDFRELLVRRDIDLVSVCTPDHWHGLIAKAAVEAGKDVYCEKPLVNSIPEGRALCRAVERTGRILQTGSHERSNDRVRFACELVRNGRIGRLKEIKIHMPNNESQHLRLQRQKGPARLLPVPAGLDYDFWLGPAAATPYAEHRTHFWWRYILEYGGGEMTDRGAHIIDLAQLINHSDDTGPISFDAKGRQIQNGVYDCFIDYDFRCTYANGVVMTGDSRGERGLQLLGEDGWIFIHIHGGRLEAEPRSLLREKIGLEEIHVGRSPGHHRDFIDCAKKRTQPMAHAEIGHRTASICHLLNIAMLTGEKLDWDPVAERVTNSERANRMATEKPMRSPWRL; this comes from the coding sequence TTGAATCGCAGACGGTTTATTGAAAAAATGATCGCCGTCGGAGCGGCGCCGCTGTTCCTTCCGGCTCGCAGCCTCGGTCGTGCCGGCGCTCCGGCGCCCAGCGAGCGATTGACCCTTGCCTGCATCGGCCTGGGCGGACAGGGCACGCAGAACCTGCGCGCCTTTATCCAGCATCCGGATATCCAGTTGGCGGCACTCTGTGATGTGAACCAGGGCAGCGATGATTATGACATGCTTTATCAATTCGACGGTTCATCTTCCGCCGGGCTTGAACCGGCGCTGCAGCGCGCTGTGGAATTTCACCGCGATGCGCACCGCGATTTTTCCAGCAAAAATGTTTCGACCTATCGGGATTTCCGCGAACTGCTGGTGCGCCGGGATATCGATCTGGTCAGCGTCTGCACGCCCGATCACTGGCACGGGTTGATCGCCAAAGCCGCTGTGGAGGCGGGCAAGGACGTCTATTGCGAAAAGCCGCTGGTCAACTCGATTCCAGAAGGCCGCGCCCTGTGCCGAGCGGTCGAACGAACCGGCCGCATTCTGCAGACCGGCAGCCATGAACGTTCCAACGACCGCGTTCGTTTCGCCTGTGAGCTGGTGCGCAACGGCCGCATCGGCCGGCTGAAAGAAATCAAGATCCATATGCCCAACAACGAGAGTCAACATCTGCGACTGCAACGGCAAAAAGGGCCGGCGCGCCTGTTGCCCGTGCCGGCCGGATTGGATTATGATTTCTGGCTCGGCCCGGCTGCGGCAACTCCCTATGCCGAACACCGGACCCATTTCTGGTGGCGGTATATTCTCGAATACGGCGGCGGCGAAATGACCGACCGGGGCGCGCACATCATTGATCTGGCGCAATTGATCAATCACAGCGACGATACTGGGCCGATCAGCTTCGACGCCAAAGGCCGGCAGATTCAAAACGGTGTGTATGACTGCTTTATCGATTATGATTTTCGCTGCACCTATGCCAACGGTGTGGTGATGACCGGCGACAGCCGCGGAGAGCGCGGCCTGCAATTGCTGGGCGAAGACGGATGGATATTCATCCACATTCACGGCGGTCGCCTGGAGGCGGAACCACGTTCGTTGTTGCGGGAAAAAATCGGTCTTGAAGAAATCCATGTCGGCCGCAGTCCAGGTCATCACCGGGATTTCATCGACTGTGCCAAAAAGCGCACCCAGCCCATGGCGCACGCCGAGATCGGCCATCGCACCGCTTCCATCTGCCATCTGCTCAACATCGCCATGCTGACGGGTGAAAAACTCGATTGGGATCCGGTTGCAGAGCGAGTGACCAATAGCGAACGAGCGAATCGAATGGCCACTGAGAAACCGATGCGCAGTCCCTGGCGGCTGTAA